The Oscillospiraceae bacterium genome contains a region encoding:
- a CDS encoding beta-galactosidase, giving the protein MDPISFDYRTDDWNNLQVLHRGCLPPRPFYCGYPTLQAAAAFDRFQSGNCTLLNGMWKFLGCACPHDAPQGFMLPEFDDSGWGCMPVPGHWQLNGFDTPHYTDATALFPIQADPCVPAENPTGLYRTHFSWSGQGECLLRFDGVESAYHLWVNGQPVGYSEGSRLTAEFDVSPYVRQGENLLALRVYKFCTGSYLENQDMWWLAGVIRDVSLIRRPTTHLADLRLQAELGPGGAGLLRAELRAGGPLAGGLRARLWAEHGGGTLSQQAEFNGAACSFSLRLPQVDPWSAEAPNLYPVFIELATAGGQVLEYYSQMVGFRTITLEEGLYKLNGRALKFRGVNRHDWNGRTGRCVALQEMARDLALMKQNNINAVRTSHYPPVPDFLDLCDQMGLYVMEEADLECNQMYFQQDVNRLSGDPQWEAAYVDRAVHMVSRDKNHPSVVLWSLGNESGYGGNFSAAFRAVKTLDDRPVHYEEDRAAFSADVFSSMYTGHAALEALGRSTLLKKPHILCEYAHSMGNGPGGLDEYWDIFDTYPRLQGGFVWEWADHGILSRSAGGGTYYRYGGDYQDEPNNGAFCCDGLVQADRTPTPGLRQLKKALEPVRVLRLNWQAGAALLRSRYDFTSLDRLQGRLVVWGEAGVLWDKPFTLPAIPPGQEGWCTLFSPGQPPPLSGECWADLRFTLPAAPGGGRQAQEVAFYQKQVGFAARSNVSSLPPPGALNLTREGALLRVRGPGFSLTFDRARAQLCGYQWKGRDLICGGGEFNFWRAPTDNDQNAAAMWREFMVHKVQNVVDEVTVSGGPGEVQILCRQRLAPITRDWCIPQTALYTIRPDGTVLLRVSGCPQGRLPETLPRIGMRFVLAPGCESLCWYGRGPGETYPDCKTGSPVGVYRSQVDRQYFPYVVPQETGSHQDVRWLACGDSAACLCAAGQQPLAFGALHYTQEQLTAARHTCELEPLAETILTLDYAQNGLGSASWGPEALPQHQLRPLPYHYCWALGGADAACGAKAAGALWRVLPAHGALENEGVKEH; this is encoded by the coding sequence TTGGACCCCATCTCGTTCGATTACCGCACCGACGACTGGAACAACCTGCAGGTGCTGCACAGGGGCTGCCTGCCGCCCCGGCCGTTTTACTGCGGCTATCCCACCCTGCAGGCCGCCGCCGCTTTTGATCGGTTTCAGAGCGGCAACTGCACGCTTTTGAACGGCATGTGGAAGTTTTTGGGCTGTGCCTGCCCTCACGACGCTCCCCAGGGCTTTATGCTGCCGGAATTTGACGACAGCGGCTGGGGCTGCATGCCCGTGCCGGGCCACTGGCAGCTCAACGGCTTCGACACGCCCCATTACACAGACGCCACAGCCCTCTTCCCCATCCAGGCGGACCCCTGTGTGCCGGCCGAAAACCCCACCGGCCTTTACCGCACCCATTTTTCCTGGAGCGGGCAGGGCGAATGCCTTCTGCGCTTCGACGGGGTCGAGAGCGCCTATCACCTTTGGGTCAACGGCCAGCCTGTGGGCTACAGCGAGGGTTCCCGCCTGACCGCGGAGTTCGACGTGAGCCCCTATGTCCGCCAGGGCGAAAACCTGCTGGCGCTCAGGGTCTATAAGTTCTGCACCGGCAGCTACCTGGAAAACCAGGATATGTGGTGGCTCGCGGGCGTCATCCGGGATGTGAGCCTGATCCGCCGGCCCACCACCCATCTTGCCGACCTGCGGCTACAGGCGGAACTTGGGCCCGGCGGCGCGGGCCTGCTGCGGGCTGAGCTGCGGGCCGGGGGCCCCCTCGCCGGCGGCCTGCGCGCCCGGCTGTGGGCCGAGCATGGGGGCGGCACGCTTTCGCAGCAGGCAGAATTTAACGGCGCGGCCTGTTCCTTTTCCCTGCGCCTGCCGCAGGTGGACCCCTGGTCCGCCGAGGCGCCGAACCTCTACCCGGTCTTTATCGAACTGGCCACCGCCGGGGGGCAGGTTCTGGAATACTATTCCCAAATGGTTGGCTTTCGCACCATCACACTGGAGGAGGGGCTTTACAAGCTCAACGGCCGGGCCCTCAAATTCCGGGGCGTCAACCGGCACGACTGGAACGGGCGCACCGGCCGCTGCGTCGCCCTGCAGGAGATGGCGCGCGATCTGGCGCTGATGAAGCAAAACAACATCAACGCGGTGCGCACCTCCCATTATCCCCCCGTGCCGGATTTTTTGGATCTGTGCGATCAAATGGGCCTTTATGTAATGGAAGAGGCGGACCTGGAGTGCAATCAGATGTACTTCCAGCAGGATGTGAACCGCCTCAGCGGGGACCCCCAGTGGGAGGCCGCCTATGTGGACCGGGCGGTGCACATGGTGAGCCGCGATAAAAACCATCCCTCTGTGGTCCTGTGGTCTTTGGGCAACGAATCCGGCTACGGCGGCAATTTTTCCGCCGCCTTCCGCGCGGTCAAAACCCTGGACGACCGGCCCGTCCACTACGAAGAGGACCGGGCCGCCTTCTCGGCGGACGTATTCAGCTCCATGTACACAGGCCACGCGGCGCTGGAGGCGCTGGGCCGCTCCACCCTGCTGAAAAAGCCCCACATTCTGTGCGAGTACGCCCACTCCATGGGCAACGGCCCCGGCGGGCTGGATGAATACTGGGATATCTTTGATACATACCCCCGCCTTCAGGGCGGCTTTGTGTGGGAGTGGGCGGACCACGGCATCCTCAGCCGCAGCGCCGGCGGCGGCACCTACTACCGCTACGGCGGCGATTACCAGGATGAACCGAACAACGGCGCTTTCTGCTGCGATGGCCTGGTCCAGGCCGACCGCACCCCCACGCCGGGGCTGCGGCAGCTTAAAAAGGCTTTGGAGCCGGTGCGGGTGCTGCGCCTGAATTGGCAGGCCGGGGCCGCTCTTTTGCGCAGCCGGTACGACTTTACATCGCTGGACCGGCTTCAGGGCAGGCTTGTGGTTTGGGGCGAGGCGGGCGTTTTGTGGGACAAGCCCTTTACCCTGCCGGCCATCCCCCCCGGCCAAGAGGGCTGGTGCACGCTGTTTTCCCCAGGGCAGCCGCCACCCCTTTCGGGCGAGTGCTGGGCCGATCTGCGCTTCACGCTGCCCGCGGCCCCCGGCGGCGGGCGGCAGGCGCAGGAGGTCGCGTTTTATCAAAAGCAGGTGGGTTTTGCCGCCCGCTCCAACGTCTCTTCCCTCCCCCCGCCGGGGGCCCTGAACCTCACCCGCGAGGGGGCCCTGCTCAGGGTGCGGGGCCCCGGCTTCTCCCTCACCTTCGACCGGGCGCGGGCGCAGCTTTGCGGCTACCAATGGAAAGGGCGGGACCTCATCTGCGGCGGGGGCGAATTCAATTTCTGGCGCGCCCCCACCGACAACGACCAGAACGCCGCCGCCATGTGGCGGGAGTTCATGGTGCACAAGGTGCAGAACGTCGTGGATGAGGTCACGGTTTCCGGCGGGCCGGGCGAGGTTCAGATTCTCTGCCGCCAGCGCCTGGCCCCCATCACCCGCGACTGGTGCATCCCCCAGACCGCGCTTTACACCATCCGGCCGGACGGCACGGTGCTGCTGCGGGTGAGCGGCTGCCCCCAGGGCCGCCTGCCCGAAACGCTGCCCCGCATCGGCATGCGCTTTGTACTGGCCCCGGGGTGCGAGTCGCTGTGCTGGTACGGCCGCGGCCCCGGGGAAACCTACCCCGACTGCAAAACCGGCTCCCCGGTGGGCGTTTACCGAAGCCAGGTGGACCGGCAGTACTTCCCCTACGTTGTTCCCCAGGAAACCGGCTCCCACCAGGACGTTCGCTGGCTGGCCTGCGGCGATTCCGCCGCCTGCCTGTGCGCCGCCGGGCAGCAGCCTCTGGCATTCGGCGCCCTGCATTACACGCAGGAGCAGCTCACCGCCGCGCGCCACACCTGTGAGCTGGAGCCGCTGGCCGAGACCATCCTCACCCTGGACTATGCGCAGAATGGCCTGGGCAGCGCCAGCTGGGGCCCCGAGGCCCTTCCTCAGCACCAGCTCCGCCCGCTGCCCTACCACTATTGTTGGGCGCTGGGCGGTGCAGACGCCGCCTGCGGCGCAAAGGCCGCCGGGGCGCTGTGGCGGGTGCTGCCTGCCCACGGCGCACTTGAAAACGAAGGAGTGAAAGAACATTGA
- a CDS encoding transcriptional regulator EbgR produces MSTLKDIAARVGVSQGCVSRVLKGDPTFSIQEATRFKILEAAREMGYRSQFSGVRRSGLTKDTLVLLLLYPEQAEIEDPYYHTVRIGVTSEAGGKGYSVWEIFYTPDLELDFSQKNIKGFIVVGSTSEWSRCDELRRQLLTGGLPIVFADFDPGEPGCDSVVTDFHLAMEKALQHFLALGYREIGYIGGQEYREGSKPIVDLRVQYFQDILTRAGCYRKEHVFIANTVSMQVGYTLACQAAQQGLPRALFVETDTMAIGVLKALKERGVQVPGQTALISCNDISTAQFLTPTLSTIRIDSRLIGNLSARALLDQIHSARPGGVRMITPNELILRESCPALPPAPAQEKEAF; encoded by the coding sequence ATGTCAACCTTAAAAGATATTGCCGCGCGGGTCGGGGTATCGCAGGGCTGTGTTTCCCGGGTTCTGAAAGGCGACCCGACCTTTTCCATCCAGGAAGCCACCCGGTTCAAAATTTTGGAAGCTGCCCGGGAAATGGGTTACCGCTCGCAGTTTTCCGGGGTGCGGCGCAGCGGGCTCACCAAGGACACCCTGGTCCTTCTGCTGCTCTACCCCGAACAGGCCGAGATCGAGGATCCCTACTACCACACCGTGCGCATCGGCGTGACCTCCGAAGCGGGCGGCAAGGGCTACTCCGTGTGGGAAATTTTTTACACCCCGGATTTGGAGCTGGATTTTTCCCAAAAGAATATCAAAGGGTTCATCGTTGTGGGCAGCACTTCCGAGTGGAGCCGCTGCGACGAGCTGCGCCGCCAGCTCCTCACCGGCGGCCTGCCCATTGTGTTTGCGGACTTCGACCCCGGCGAGCCCGGCTGCGACAGCGTGGTGACCGACTTTCACCTGGCCATGGAAAAGGCGCTGCAGCACTTTCTGGCCCTGGGGTATCGGGAGATCGGCTATATCGGCGGCCAGGAATACCGCGAGGGCAGCAAGCCCATCGTGGACCTGCGGGTGCAATATTTCCAGGATATCCTCACCCGTGCGGGCTGCTACCGCAAAGAGCATGTTTTTATCGCCAACACCGTTTCCATGCAGGTCGGGTATACCCTCGCGTGCCAGGCCGCGCAGCAGGGCCTGCCCCGCGCCCTGTTTGTGGAAACCGACACCATGGCCATCGGCGTGCTGAAAGCGCTCAAGGAGCGGGGCGTGCAGGTGCCGGGGCAGACCGCCCTGATCTCCTGCAACGATATTTCCACCGCACAATTTTTAACCCCCACCCTCTCCACCATCCGCATCGACAGCCGGCTGATCGGTAACCTCAGCGCCCGGGCGCTGCTGGACCAGATCCACAGCGCCCGGCCCGGCGGGGTGCGCATGATCACTCCCAATGAGCTGATCCTGCGCGAAAGCTGCCCCGCCCTGCCCCCGGCGCCCGCTCAAGAAAAGGAGGCGTTTTAA
- a CDS encoding exodeoxyribonuclease III produces MKLISWNVNGLRAVLRKEFAAQFAALNADVFCVQETKCQPGEADFAPEGYTAYWNSAEKKGYSGTACWCRTPPISVRYGIGKEEHSHEGRAITLEFERFFLVNVYVPNAQEGLARIDYRMQWEDDLRAYLLALDAEKPVVLCGDMNVAHEEIDLKNPKTNRGSACFSDQERGKMTELLAAGFVDSFRALYPARTGAYTWWSYKFGARKNNAGWRIDYFIVSGRLQSAVKDSLIFADYMGSDHCPVGLELEL; encoded by the coding sequence GTGAAGCTGATCAGTTGGAATGTGAACGGCCTGCGGGCTGTGCTGCGCAAGGAGTTTGCGGCCCAGTTTGCCGCATTGAACGCGGATGTGTTCTGCGTGCAGGAAACCAAATGCCAGCCCGGCGAGGCGGACTTTGCCCCCGAGGGCTACACCGCTTACTGGAACAGCGCTGAAAAAAAGGGGTATTCCGGCACGGCCTGCTGGTGCAGGACGCCGCCCATCTCGGTGCGGTATGGCATTGGCAAAGAGGAGCACAGCCACGAGGGCCGGGCCATTACGCTGGAGTTTGAACGGTTCTTTTTGGTGAACGTGTATGTGCCCAACGCCCAGGAGGGGCTGGCCCGCATTGATTACCGGATGCAGTGGGAGGATGACCTGCGCGCCTACCTGCTGGCGCTGGACGCCGAAAAGCCGGTGGTGCTGTGCGGGGACATGAACGTGGCGCACGAGGAGATTGACCTGAAAAACCCCAAGACGAACCGGGGCAGTGCCTGCTTTTCGGACCAGGAGCGGGGAAAAATGACCGAGCTTTTGGCCGCGGGCTTTGTGGATTCCTTCCGCGCGCTCTATCCTGCGCGCACCGGCGCTTACACCTGGTGGAGCTATAAATTCGGCGCCCGCAAAAACAATGCGGGCTGGCGCATCGACTACTTTATCGTGAGCGGGCGGCTGCAGAGCGCGGTGAAGGACAGCCTGATCTTTGCCGACTACATGGGCAGCGACCACTGCCCGGTGGGCCTGGAGCTGGAGCTGTGA
- a CDS encoding DUF368 domain-containing protein has translation MKAILDLLRGIVIGIANIIPGVSGGTMAVSMGIYDKLIGAVSNLFKDFKRNLLFLLPLLIGMGVGIVGFGKLLEYLLEYHVLATCLTFVGLILGGVPVLWVHLKGSVSKKPGGRLGAAEVACFALLLAVGVGLPLLQGSEGAVKAMSLSVGSIVILFLLGVIASATMVIPGVSGSMVLMVLGYYSTILAQVTGLLDSLLARDWAALGHCVGLLAPFGVGVVLGIFLIAKLIEWLFKKFPSQTYAAIIGLIVASPFGILYSSGALESFSTIGLIVGLVLGAAGGWVTWLMGEKEPA, from the coding sequence ATGAAAGCCATTTTGGATCTTCTGCGGGGCATCGTGATCGGCATTGCCAACATCATCCCCGGCGTGTCCGGCGGCACCATGGCGGTGTCGATGGGCATTTACGACAAGCTCATCGGCGCGGTGAGCAACCTGTTCAAGGATTTTAAAAGGAACCTGCTGTTCCTTCTGCCCCTGCTGATCGGCATGGGCGTGGGCATCGTGGGCTTCGGCAAGCTGCTGGAATATTTGCTGGAATACCATGTGCTGGCCACCTGCCTGACCTTTGTGGGGCTGATTTTGGGGGGCGTGCCCGTTTTGTGGGTGCACCTGAAGGGCAGCGTTTCAAAAAAGCCCGGCGGGCGCCTGGGCGCGGCCGAGGTCGCCTGTTTTGCGCTGCTGCTGGCGGTGGGCGTGGGCCTGCCCCTTCTGCAGGGCAGCGAGGGCGCGGTAAAGGCCATGAGCCTTTCGGTGGGCAGCATTGTGATTTTGTTCCTGCTGGGCGTGATCGCCAGCGCCACCATGGTAATCCCCGGGGTATCCGGCAGCATGGTGCTGATGGTGCTGGGCTATTACAGCACCATTCTGGCGCAGGTTACCGGCCTGCTGGACAGCCTGCTGGCCCGCGACTGGGCGGCCCTGGGCCACTGCGTGGGCCTTTTGGCGCCCTTTGGCGTGGGCGTGGTGCTGGGCATTTTCCTGATTGCCAAGCTCATCGAGTGGCTGTTTAAAAAATTCCCCAGCCAGACCTATGCGGCGATTATCGGGCTGATCGTGGCGAGCCCGTTCGGCATTCTGTATTCCTCCGGCGCGCTGGAGAGCTTCAGCACCATAGGCCTGATCGTGGGCCTGGTGCTGGGTGCGGCGGGCGGCTGGGTCACCTGGCTGATGGGCGAAAAGGAGCCTGCCTGA
- a CDS encoding RNA polymerase subunit sigma has translation MTNAQFSTLVEQYQKLVYTVCYQLVRDHQLAEDLTQDTFVAAYSHMDDCPPENYKPWLARIATNKARDHLKSAWNRRVSAPGDEAMPETPQVSGAPPETPEDLTVSEAEAEAIRRMVRELKEPYLQVSVLYFLEERSVEEISQALRRPPKTVHTQLFRAKKMLQQKILERSARR, from the coding sequence GTGACCAATGCACAATTCAGCACACTGGTGGAGCAATATCAAAAGCTGGTTTATACCGTGTGCTACCAGCTGGTGCGGGATCATCAGCTTGCCGAGGACCTTACGCAGGACACCTTTGTGGCCGCCTATTCCCACATGGACGACTGCCCGCCCGAAAATTACAAGCCCTGGCTGGCCCGCATTGCCACAAACAAGGCAAGGGATCACCTGAAAAGCGCCTGGAACCGCCGCGTGTCGGCCCCCGGCGACGAGGCCATGCCGGAAACGCCCCAGGTTTCCGGCGCGCCGCCCGAAACCCCTGAGGACCTGACCGTGAGCGAGGCGGAGGCCGAGGCCATCCGCCGGATGGTGAGGGAACTCAAAGAACCGTACTTACAGGTTTCCGTGCTGTACTTTTTGGAGGAGCGCAGCGTGGAGGAGATCAGCCAGGCGCTGCGCCGCCCCCCCAAGACGGTGCACACCCAGCTGTTCCGGGCAAAAAAGATGCTGCAGCAAAAAATATTGGAAAGGAGCGCAAGGCGATGA
- a CDS encoding permease: protein MMYDWANSAHSVIVVTILPIFYNTVVGYMADAASGMTTWGYATSAAMAIVALLAPVLGVFGDFKGMRKKLFTAFMLVGVVSCVGLAVTPQLDFMTPGVAEKVGLAVLALYILSTIGFAGANLYYDSFLNDVTSEERMDKVSTMGYGLGYIGGSTIPLLTFLIMNLVLGSEKMLFCLSFAFGLTAVWWLVFSYPLLKNVEQLSYEEREKGAVGKALRGLWGTVKEIVNYKAMFVFLIAYFFYIDGVNTIIHMSTSYGDTLGLDSTSMLLALLLVQVLGLPFCLLYIKLSEKYGARTMVGVGICIYMGVTVFGFFLRDVWQFWVMAIVVATSQGGIQALSRSMFGKMIPDKKRTGEFFGFYDIFGKFSAIMGPALVGWTSALAADVLLKNAGATRATAGEALLAQINAQSAPWGILSVLLIFFIGGGLYFFVLPRYMKKKGEETN from the coding sequence ATGATGTACGATTGGGCCAACAGCGCCCATTCGGTGATTGTGGTCACCATCCTGCCGATCTTTTACAACACGGTGGTGGGCTATATGGCGGACGCGGCGTCCGGCATGACCACCTGGGGCTATGCCACCAGCGCGGCCATGGCCATTGTGGCGCTGCTGGCGCCGGTGCTGGGCGTGTTCGGGGATTTTAAAGGCATGCGCAAAAAGCTTTTCACCGCTTTTATGCTGGTGGGCGTGGTGAGCTGCGTGGGCCTTGCAGTGACCCCGCAGCTGGATTTTATGACCCCCGGCGTGGCCGAAAAGGTGGGGCTGGCGGTGCTGGCGCTGTACATCCTTTCCACCATCGGCTTTGCGGGCGCAAACCTTTATTACGACAGCTTCTTGAACGACGTGACCAGCGAGGAGCGCATGGACAAGGTGTCCACCATGGGCTACGGCCTGGGATACATCGGCGGCTCCACCATCCCCCTGCTGACCTTTTTGATCATGAACCTGGTGCTGGGCAGCGAAAAAATGCTGTTCTGCCTGTCGTTCGCTTTTGGCCTGACCGCCGTGTGGTGGCTGGTGTTCAGCTATCCGCTGCTGAAAAACGTGGAGCAGCTGAGCTACGAGGAGCGGGAAAAGGGCGCGGTGGGCAAGGCGCTGCGGGGCCTGTGGGGCACGGTGAAGGAGATCGTGAACTACAAGGCCATGTTCGTGTTCCTGATCGCGTACTTTTTCTACATTGACGGCGTGAACACCATCATCCACATGTCCACCAGTTACGGCGACACCCTGGGGCTGGACTCCACCAGCATGCTGCTGGCGTTGCTGCTGGTGCAGGTGCTGGGGCTGCCCTTCTGCCTTTTGTACATCAAGCTCAGCGAAAAATACGGCGCGCGCACCATGGTGGGGGTGGGCATCTGCATTTACATGGGCGTGACCGTGTTCGGCTTCTTTTTGCGGGACGTGTGGCAGTTCTGGGTGATGGCGATTGTGGTGGCCACCAGCCAGGGCGGTATCCAGGCGCTTTCGCGCAGCATGTTCGGCAAAATGATCCCGGACAAAAAGCGCACGGGCGAATTTTTTGGCTTTTACGATATCTTCGGCAAGTTCTCGGCCATTATGGGGCCGGCCCTGGTGGGGTGGACCAGCGCCCTTGCGGCGGATGTGCTGCTGAAAAACGCGGGTGCCACCCGCGCCACCGCCGGCGAGGCGCTGCTGGCCCAGATCAACGCCCAGTCGGCCCCTTGGGGTATTCTGAGCGTGCTGCTGATCTTCTTTATCGGCGGCGGGCTGTACTTTTTTGTGCTGCCCCGGTATATGAAGAAAAAGGGCGAAGAAACCAATTGA
- a CDS encoding TIGR04076 family protein, which translates to MKNVRITVLKVAFDEALAERYLTDGAAAGPCPYFKVGDTFLYEGGAQMPQGFCPWAWVDIYTNLSALAAGGTYTPWNNTRGETIACCTDGIRPVSFELKAL; encoded by the coding sequence ATGAAAAACGTGCGTATCACCGTGCTGAAAGTCGCCTTCGACGAGGCCCTGGCAGAGCGCTATCTCACCGATGGTGCGGCCGCCGGCCCCTGCCCCTATTTCAAGGTGGGCGATACCTTTTTATACGAGGGCGGCGCCCAAATGCCCCAGGGCTTTTGCCCCTGGGCCTGGGTAGACATTTACACCAACCTGAGCGCGCTGGCTGCAGGCGGCACCTACACCCCCTGGAACAACACCAGGGGCGAAACCATCGCCTGCTGCACCGACGGCATCCGCCCGGTTTCCTTTGAACTGAAAGCCCTTTGA